In Paenibacillus ihbetae, the following are encoded in one genomic region:
- a CDS encoding glycosyl hydrolase yields MTKANTSRFEVAPELINPRASEGAKRLMRYLCSIYGKRMLTGQQIGVVSTPEFDMIHRVTGKYPAVGGFDFMNYSPSRVERGAECRDTDLAIEWWNRGGIVTFCWHWNAPKDLIDLPPDRTWGSGFYTKATTFDVQRAMTDQGSEEYRLLIRDIDAISDQLKRLQDEGVPVLWRPLHEASGGWFWWGAKGPEPCIALWKLMYERMTHVHGLNNLIWVWNGQHKDWYPGDAYVDIIGEDIYPPAQDYGSQAERFRMAESYTDARKIIALTENGVVPDPDRMLADDCPWAWNCTWYGSFVFTGEGDERVYSEEYTDAEQLVKTYTHPFTVTLDELPNLKD; encoded by the coding sequence ATGACGAAAGCTAATACTTCCCGATTCGAGGTTGCGCCCGAGCTGATTAATCCAAGGGCCTCCGAGGGTGCGAAGCGGTTGATGCGTTATTTGTGCAGTATTTACGGAAAGCGGATGCTGACCGGTCAGCAGATCGGCGTCGTATCGACGCCTGAATTCGATATGATTCACAGGGTAACGGGAAAGTACCCTGCGGTTGGCGGCTTCGACTTCATGAATTACTCGCCGTCCAGGGTGGAGCGCGGTGCCGAATGCCGCGACACCGATCTTGCGATCGAGTGGTGGAACCGCGGCGGGATCGTCACCTTCTGCTGGCATTGGAATGCCCCGAAGGATCTGATTGATCTGCCGCCGGACCGTACATGGGGGAGCGGGTTTTATACGAAAGCCACAACCTTCGACGTTCAGCGGGCGATGACGGATCAGGGCTCGGAGGAATACCGTCTGCTCATCCGCGATATCGATGCAATCTCCGATCAGCTGAAACGGCTGCAGGACGAAGGGGTGCCGGTGCTGTGGAGGCCGCTGCATGAGGCGTCGGGCGGATGGTTCTGGTGGGGAGCGAAAGGGCCGGAGCCCTGCATCGCTTTATGGAAGCTGATGTACGAGCGGATGACCCATGTTCACGGGCTGAACAACCTGATCTGGGTATGGAACGGCCAGCATAAGGACTGGTATCCCGGGGATGCGTACGTCGATATCATCGGCGAAGATATTTATCCCCCCGCCCAGGATTACGGCTCCCAAGCGGAGCGGTTCCGCATGGCGGAGTCGTATACGGATGCAAGGAAGATCATCGCATTGACCGAGAACGGGGTCGTCCCCGATCCCGACCGGATGCTTGCGGATGACTGCCCTTGGGCATGGAATTGTACCTGGTACGGAAGTTTTGTTTTTACGGGGGAAGGAGACGAGCGGGTCTATTCCGAAGAATATACGGATGCGGAGCAGCTTGTGAAGACCTATACGCATCCCTTTACGGTTACGCTGGATGAGCTCCCCAATTTGAAAGACTAG
- a CDS encoding carbohydrate ABC transporter permease: MAIIREPSKESAQARMNRIRNKTLPILWSVFRYLLIIGITFIIIYPIISKFSVAFKDKQDIYNPTIYMISVHFTLDNFKIVLDLLDYWPLLLNTMIYVFITMLLTTMSTALAGYGFARFTFPGNNLLFALVVLTILIPMSTLMVPMYLHFRSFDVLGLVRLFTGQEGINLLNSYWPSIITSATATGLKAGLFVYIFRQFFRGLPKEIEEAALIDGAGGIKTFFAIMLPNAIPPLITVTLFSFVWQYNDTFYTSLFMSEGALMPLKIASLPADANQFLPSIMGLGSSAKADPNYVALVVDTGILLAILPLIALYLFVQRHFVESVERTGVVG; encoded by the coding sequence ATGGCAATTATTCGAGAGCCTTCGAAAGAATCGGCCCAGGCACGCATGAACCGGATCAGGAACAAGACGCTGCCGATCCTATGGTCGGTATTCCGTTATCTGCTGATCATCGGCATTACCTTTATCATTATTTATCCGATCATCTCCAAATTCTCGGTTGCGTTCAAGGATAAGCAGGACATTTATAATCCGACGATATACATGATTTCGGTACACTTCACGCTGGATAATTTCAAAATCGTGCTGGACCTGCTTGATTATTGGCCGCTGCTGCTCAATACGATGATCTATGTGTTTATTACGATGCTGCTTACGACAATGTCGACGGCGCTTGCGGGCTATGGATTTGCACGGTTCACCTTTCCGGGGAACAATCTGCTGTTCGCGCTGGTCGTCCTGACGATCCTGATACCGATGAGCACGCTGATGGTGCCGATGTATTTGCACTTCCGCAGCTTTGACGTGCTCGGGCTGGTCCGGCTGTTCACCGGCCAGGAAGGAATCAATCTGCTTAACAGCTACTGGCCGTCCATCATTACGTCGGCTACGGCGACCGGGCTGAAAGCCGGGCTGTTCGTGTATATTTTTCGCCAGTTCTTCCGCGGCCTGCCGAAGGAGATCGAGGAAGCGGCGCTGATCGACGGAGCGGGCGGGATCAAGACCTTTTTCGCGATTATGCTGCCGAATGCGATCCCGCCGCTCATTACCGTCACGCTGTTTTCGTTCGTATGGCAGTATAACGACACGTTCTATACCTCGCTCTTCATGAGCGAAGGGGCACTTATGCCGCTGAAGATCGCCTCGCTGCCCGCTGATGCGAATCAGTTCCTGCCGTCCATCATGGGGCTCGGCTCGTCGGCCAAGGCGGATCCGAACTATGTTGCCCTGGTGGTGGATACCGGCATTTTGCTGGCGATTTTACCGCTCATCGCCCTGTATCTGTTCGTGCAGCGCCATTTCGTCGAAAGCGTAGAGCGTACGGGGGTTGTAGGCTAA
- a CDS encoding carbohydrate ABC transporter permease: MKLRLSLTQKRSMLGLLFIAPWLIGFVFLFAGPLLQSILFSFSKLVISPGGYELEAVGWQNFKDALFVDANFNRILTESILGTVVDVPLILFFSLFSAVLLNQKFRGRALARAIFFLPVILASGAISAAETSGLINLVGNASVAEELGTASGQFNVLSMVRILTEAGFPITITDYIVEAVMRIYDIISSSGVQILIFLAALQAVPSSMYEVAKIEGATAYESFWKITFPMVSPLILTNMIYTIIDSFTDSTVTRTIYETAFKTQNFGLSAAMAWLYTIVVSLLLVIMGIIVSRRTFYQN; encoded by the coding sequence ATGAAATTAAGACTGTCCTTAACGCAAAAAAGATCCATGCTCGGCTTGCTGTTCATTGCGCCGTGGCTCATCGGCTTTGTCTTTCTGTTCGCGGGGCCGCTGCTTCAGTCCATTTTGTTCAGCTTCAGCAAGCTGGTCATTTCCCCGGGCGGGTATGAGCTGGAGGCCGTCGGCTGGCAGAATTTCAAGGATGCGCTGTTCGTGGACGCGAACTTCAACCGGATTTTGACGGAATCGATTCTGGGGACGGTCGTGGATGTGCCTTTAATCCTGTTCTTCAGCCTGTTCTCGGCTGTTCTCTTGAATCAGAAATTCAGGGGACGCGCACTGGCAAGGGCGATCTTCTTCCTGCCGGTCATTCTCGCTTCCGGAGCAATTTCAGCCGCCGAAACCTCGGGGCTCATCAACCTGGTCGGAAATGCGTCCGTGGCGGAGGAGCTCGGCACGGCGTCCGGGCAGTTCAACGTGCTCTCCATGGTGCGCATATTGACGGAAGCCGGATTCCCGATCACGATCACCGATTACATCGTCGAGGCCGTCATGCGGATCTATGACATCATCAGCAGCTCCGGCGTTCAGATTCTTATCTTCCTGGCCGCGCTGCAGGCTGTGCCGAGCTCGATGTACGAAGTGGCCAAGATCGAAGGCGCGACCGCTTATGAATCGTTCTGGAAAATTACGTTCCCGATGGTGAGTCCGCTTATCCTGACCAACATGATCTACACCATCATCGACTCGTTTACGGACAGCACGGTAACCCGAACGATCTATGAGACGGCCTTCAAGACGCAAAATTTCGGACTCAGCGCGGCGATGGCCTGGCTGTACACGATCGTGGTGAGCCTGCTTCTGGTCATCATGGGCATCATCGTGTCGAGAAGAACCTTTTACCAAAACTAA
- a CDS encoding DUF5696 domain-containing protein, translating into MKSRKWLYTVLACVVIAGIATGFLIGANRGAPAVDVAAYAAGASEPAPGKELSVLPDRTEGVPGMSLVAETAALGLYYHPETTEIAIRDKRSGRIWYSNPADRAEDPIASPFEKEALSSQLTVTFRDSIGTLETYPSYTWSVTNGNFQAESIENGIRVTYTLGDVSLGIDALPKYITPERLQEKVLSKLDAALAKYVQARYYPMKDNPAVLERLDEQIKKELVLKKMLGAFEQAGYTADDLAIDNASGGGEAASADSKPRFTIPVEYRLDEDSLMVSVPLEQVTESDSYRLRSMELLRYFGAAGTNEQGYMFVPDGSGSLIMLNNGKVKEEQYVQRIYGTDPNHNSASRGQVAEPARMPVFGMKSGDGAWLAIIEEGDAIASVSADISGKQNSYNHVFSSFAVRGEDMLELYTGSTVQEIQLLSDKMYDGHLSVRYSFLSGGDATYSGMARLYQQRLVQEKKLTPLAESDRIPFYLDMLGGVDKQRSFLGVPYHAVVSMTTFDQAGDIAGKLVEDGVSNLRMRYLGWFGKGVHHKPPVNAKTDGAVGSVSELKELAAELQAAGGGLYPDVAFQHVYRDDGSFTPASDAARFVTRETAELHPYDRSMNRMDSYYGTYYLMSPAKLPHYVSRFADSYGRYGIASLSLRDLGDVLSSDYRVQRVVFRETAKLIAQDQLERLREASPDLMVSGGNAYSWPYAKHLIDVPAASSKFGLTDAEVPFYQMVIHGYIDYAAGAFNIGNEQNPRKQLLRSLEMGSAPRYLWSYEQSSELKYTRFDEMYAADYRDWYEEAVALYKELNEVLAPVRTERLVEHTQHADGVVEVKYESGMSILINYTDKPASVRGITVEPQSYAVGGDRA; encoded by the coding sequence GTGAAATCAAGAAAATGGCTCTACACGGTGCTTGCATGTGTCGTCATCGCCGGCATTGCAACGGGCTTTCTGATCGGCGCGAACCGGGGCGCGCCGGCGGTGGACGTTGCTGCTTATGCTGCAGGAGCATCGGAGCCGGCGCCGGGGAAGGAGCTTTCCGTTCTGCCGGACCGGACCGAGGGCGTACCAGGGATGAGCCTGGTCGCAGAGACTGCCGCGCTTGGCCTGTACTACCATCCGGAGACGACCGAAATCGCGATTCGGGACAAACGAAGCGGCCGCATATGGTACAGCAATCCGGCGGACCGGGCGGAGGATCCGATCGCATCGCCGTTCGAGAAGGAGGCTCTGTCCTCGCAGCTGACGGTGACGTTCCGCGATTCGATCGGCACGCTCGAAACGTATCCGAGCTACACATGGAGCGTAACGAACGGGAATTTCCAAGCCGAAAGCATCGAGAACGGCATCAGGGTTACATACACGCTGGGCGATGTCTCGCTGGGCATCGATGCCCTGCCGAAATATATTACGCCCGAGCGGCTGCAGGAGAAAGTGCTCAGCAAGCTGGATGCCGCGTTGGCTAAATACGTGCAGGCCCGCTACTACCCGATGAAGGATAACCCCGCCGTGCTGGAGCGCCTGGACGAACAGATCAAGAAAGAGCTGGTTCTGAAAAAAATGCTGGGGGCGTTCGAGCAGGCCGGATACACCGCGGATGATCTGGCCATCGACAATGCGTCAGGCGGAGGGGAGGCGGCAAGCGCTGATTCGAAGCCGCGGTTCACCATTCCGGTCGAATATCGCCTCGACGAGGATTCCCTTATGGTGTCGGTGCCGCTTGAACAGGTAACCGAAAGCGACAGCTACCGTCTTCGCAGCATGGAGCTGCTTCGTTATTTCGGGGCGGCGGGGACGAACGAGCAGGGGTATATGTTCGTTCCGGACGGCAGCGGCAGCCTGATTATGCTGAATAACGGGAAGGTGAAGGAAGAGCAATACGTGCAGCGGATATACGGCACCGACCCGAATCATAACAGCGCGAGCCGGGGACAGGTTGCGGAGCCTGCCCGCATGCCGGTATTCGGGATGAAGAGCGGAGACGGCGCATGGCTTGCCATCATTGAGGAAGGGGATGCGATTGCCAGCGTGTCCGCCGATATCAGCGGCAAGCAAAACTCGTACAATCATGTGTTCAGCAGCTTTGCCGTCAGGGGCGAGGATATGCTGGAGCTGTACACCGGAAGCACGGTCCAGGAAATCCAGCTGCTGAGCGACAAAATGTACGACGGCCATCTCTCCGTCAGGTACAGCTTCCTATCGGGCGGAGATGCGACTTACTCGGGAATGGCCCGTCTATACCAGCAGCGGCTGGTTCAGGAGAAGAAGCTGACGCCGCTGGCGGAAAGCGACCGCATCCCGTTCTATCTCGACATGCTGGGAGGTGTGGACAAACAGCGATCGTTCCTTGGCGTGCCGTATCATGCCGTCGTCTCCATGACGACATTTGACCAGGCAGGGGACATTGCCGGGAAGCTTGTGGAAGACGGGGTATCGAATTTGCGCATGCGTTATCTCGGCTGGTTCGGCAAGGGCGTTCATCATAAGCCGCCGGTCAACGCCAAGACGGACGGGGCCGTCGGCAGCGTCTCGGAGCTGAAGGAGCTGGCGGCTGAGCTGCAGGCCGCCGGCGGCGGACTGTATCCGGATGTTGCGTTCCAGCATGTGTATCGGGACGATGGTTCCTTTACACCGGCATCGGATGCCGCCAGGTTCGTCACCAGGGAAACGGCGGAGCTGCATCCTTACGACCGCAGCATGAACCGGATGGATTCGTATTACGGCACCTACTATCTGATGTCCCCGGCGAAGCTTCCGCATTACGTGAGCCGGTTTGCGGACTCCTACGGCCGTTACGGCATCGCTTCATTATCCTTGCGGGATCTGGGCGATGTTCTGAGCTCCGACTACCGGGTACAGCGGGTCGTATTCCGGGAGACGGCCAAGCTGATCGCCCAAGATCAGCTGGAGCGGCTGCGGGAGGCGAGCCCGGATCTGATGGTATCGGGCGGCAATGCGTACAGCTGGCCGTACGCGAAGCATCTGATCGATGTTCCGGCGGCAAGCAGCAAATTTGGCCTTACCGATGCCGAGGTGCCCTTTTACCAGATGGTCATTCACGGCTACATCGATTATGCGGCCGGCGCGTTCAATATCGGCAACGAGCAGAATCCCCGCAAGCAGCTGCTCCGGTCGCTTGAGATGGGCTCGGCTCCTCGCTATCTGTGGTCCTACGAGCAGAGCTCGGAGCTGAAATACACGCGATTCGACGAGATGTATGCAGCCGATTACCGGGACTGGTACGAGGAGGCCGTTGCCCTGTACAAAGAGCTGAACGAGGTGCTCGCTCCGGTCCGAACCGAGCGGTTGGTCGAGCACACGCAGCATGCGGACGGCGTAGTTGAAGTGAAGTATGAGAGCGGCATGTCGATCCTGATCAATTATACCGACAAGCCGGCCTCGGTTCGCGGCATAACGGTTGAGCCGCAATCTTATGCAGTAGGTGGTGACCGGGCATGA
- a CDS encoding Yip1 family protein — MRQEYFKFPLHLIVHPFDGYWDLKYENRGRLGVAFSVLALVVIASIVQREYAGFLVNFNDPRRLNSFDELLYIVLPFFLWCVSNWSVTTLMGGEGKFKEIVLASAYALIPMVLINPPMTLASRFMVQEETVFYYLLTMVATIWFIGLLFVGSMTIHQYSAGKTVLTMFLSVIVMLIIVFLGTLVFSMMQQIYTFVVNVYREIIFRQ, encoded by the coding sequence ATGAGGCAGGAGTATTTCAAGTTTCCTCTGCATTTGATCGTTCATCCCTTCGACGGATACTGGGATCTGAAATATGAGAACCGGGGACGCCTCGGCGTCGCCTTCTCCGTGCTGGCCCTTGTCGTCATCGCGAGTATCGTGCAGCGGGAGTATGCCGGTTTCCTCGTGAACTTCAACGATCCCCGGAGGCTCAACAGCTTTGACGAGCTGCTGTACATCGTGCTCCCGTTCTTTCTATGGTGCGTTTCGAATTGGTCCGTGACCACATTGATGGGCGGGGAGGGGAAGTTCAAGGAAATCGTGCTCGCCAGCGCCTATGCGCTCATTCCGATGGTGCTGATTAACCCGCCAATGACGCTTGCAAGCCGGTTCATGGTTCAGGAGGAGACCGTGTTCTATTATCTCCTCACCATGGTCGCGACGATCTGGTTCATCGGACTGCTCTTCGTCGGCTCCATGACGATCCATCAATACTCGGCGGGCAAGACCGTTCTGACGATGTTCCTCAGCGTCATCGTGATGCTCATCATCGTGTTTCTTGGAACGCTTGTCTTCAGCATGATGCAGCAGATCTACACGTTCGTCGTGAACGTCTACCGCGAGATCATATTTAGACAGTAA
- a CDS encoding gluconolactonase, translating into MSAKRWLISLAAVSLLTGLIPGTAAASAPYESYNYNYWEEATPAPAPYLPVRSVTGTDLGIGEFADPGDMHVSGSGHVYVLDSGNGRIVCLDGSWKVVRVIDSFIRDGKKETFANPSGLFTDEKEQIYVADTDNQRIVVLSAEGELIRVIEQPQSDVLPQGFQFIPLKVTVDQANRVFVVARGVYEGIMQFEEDGTFLGYVGTIKVKRDYGDYFWRLISTDAQKAQMRLFIPTEFSNLDIDHKGFVYATNIDVGSKEPIKRLNPSGEDVLKRFGYFPVAGDIYYRRAVGPSKFVDIKVLGDGMYSALDSTQGRIFTYDDTGNLLYVYGGIGNQLGVFKTPAAVEMLGEHQLVLDRGKGSIVVFEPTAFGQNVNQAVRHHYRGDDVEAQAYWERVLQLNANYDIAYIGIGKAKLMKGENKEALHYFEMGMDRKNYSVAFKRYRREVMKEHFGTFLSAATGAVLLYAVYRTVRHRNKRRVKQA; encoded by the coding sequence ATGTCAGCGAAACGATGGCTTATTTCGCTTGCGGCGGTCTCCCTGCTGACCGGCCTGATTCCGGGAACAGCCGCCGCCAGCGCTCCGTACGAGAGCTATAACTACAATTATTGGGAGGAAGCGACACCGGCTCCGGCGCCCTATCTTCCGGTTCGCTCGGTTACGGGAACGGATCTTGGCATCGGGGAATTCGCGGATCCCGGCGATATGCATGTGTCCGGCTCCGGCCATGTTTATGTGCTGGACAGCGGCAACGGTCGGATCGTCTGCCTGGATGGCAGCTGGAAGGTGGTCCGCGTGATCGATTCCTTCATCCGGGATGGGAAGAAGGAGACCTTCGCAAATCCATCCGGCCTATTTACGGACGAGAAGGAGCAGATCTACGTTGCGGATACGGATAACCAGCGGATCGTGGTGCTAAGCGCTGAAGGCGAACTGATCCGGGTCATTGAGCAGCCGCAATCCGACGTTCTGCCGCAAGGCTTTCAATTTATTCCGCTGAAGGTGACCGTAGACCAGGCGAACCGGGTGTTCGTCGTTGCCCGCGGAGTTTACGAAGGCATTATGCAGTTCGAGGAGGACGGGACGTTCCTAGGCTATGTCGGAACGATCAAAGTGAAGCGCGATTACGGGGATTATTTCTGGAGGCTTATTTCGACCGATGCCCAGAAAGCGCAGATGCGGCTGTTTATACCGACGGAATTTTCCAATCTGGATATTGACCACAAAGGATTCGTCTACGCCACGAACATCGATGTCGGATCGAAGGAGCCGATCAAGCGCCTGAATCCTTCAGGGGAAGATGTGCTTAAGCGCTTCGGTTATTTCCCGGTGGCCGGCGATATTTACTACCGGAGAGCCGTCGGCCCGTCGAAATTCGTGGATATCAAGGTGCTGGGCGACGGGATGTACAGCGCGCTGGATTCCACGCAGGGACGGATTTTCACCTACGATGATACGGGCAATTTGCTCTATGTGTATGGCGGCATCGGCAATCAGCTTGGCGTATTCAAGACGCCCGCGGCAGTCGAAATGCTCGGGGAGCATCAGCTGGTGCTCGATCGAGGCAAGGGAAGCATCGTGGTGTTTGAACCGACGGCATTCGGACAGAACGTCAATCAAGCGGTTCGCCATCATTACCGCGGGGACGATGTGGAAGCGCAGGCTTATTGGGAGCGGGTGCTCCAGCTTAACGCCAATTACGACATCGCGTACATCGGCATCGGGAAAGCGAAGCTTATGAAGGGGGAGAACAAGGAAGCCCTTCATTACTTCGAGATGGGGATGGACCGCAAAAATTACTCCGTCGCCTTCAAACGATACCGCCGTGAAGTAATGAAGGAGCATTTCGGCACCTTCTTGTCGGCAGCGACAGGCGCTGTGCTGCTGTATGCCGTATATCGGACGGTTCGACATCGAAACAAGAGGAGGGTGAAGCAGGCATGA
- a CDS encoding carbohydrate ABC transporter permease, translated as MKAAYELPKKRSGRLPSLSLKRRGKRVNRSFMGTFSLFALLAVFGAFMALPLVYAINNAFKPLDEIFMFPPTLFVRNPTWNNFSDLINLLGQSWVPFSRYIFNTVFITGIGIVGHVILASAAAYPLAKHRFPGKTFLFQVVVLSLMFTPVVTATPNYMILSWLGMIDTYWAVIIPAFAYSLGLYLMKQFMEQIPDALLEAAKIDGASEYRIFWSIVMPNVKPAWLTLIILLFQILWGTDGNGFIYSEQLKTLHYASNQIILGGISRAGAGAAVAVILMSVPIVLFLFSQSRIIETMATSGMKD; from the coding sequence GTGAAAGCTGCATATGAACTGCCGAAGAAACGAAGCGGCCGTCTTCCAAGCCTCTCGCTCAAGCGGCGCGGGAAGCGGGTTAACCGTTCTTTCATGGGCACCTTCTCCCTGTTTGCGCTCTTGGCGGTGTTCGGCGCCTTCATGGCGCTGCCGCTCGTGTACGCGATCAACAATGCGTTCAAGCCGCTGGATGAGATCTTTATGTTCCCGCCCACGCTGTTCGTCCGCAATCCGACATGGAACAACTTCTCCGATCTGATCAACCTGCTCGGACAATCGTGGGTGCCTTTCTCCCGATATATCTTCAACACGGTATTCATCACCGGGATCGGCATCGTCGGCCATGTCATTCTGGCATCGGCGGCAGCTTACCCGCTCGCAAAGCATCGATTCCCGGGGAAGACGTTTCTGTTCCAGGTCGTCGTGCTGTCCCTCATGTTCACGCCGGTGGTGACAGCGACGCCGAACTACATGATCCTGTCGTGGCTCGGCATGATCGATACGTATTGGGCGGTCATTATTCCGGCATTCGCTTATTCGCTCGGCCTGTATCTGATGAAGCAGTTTATGGAGCAGATTCCCGATGCCCTGCTCGAAGCCGCGAAGATTGACGGGGCCAGCGAGTACCGGATATTCTGGTCGATCGTCATGCCGAACGTGAAGCCCGCCTGGCTGACGCTCATTATCCTGCTCTTTCAAATTTTGTGGGGGACCGACGGCAACGGCTTCATTTACAGCGAGCAGCTGAAGACGCTGCATTACGCGTCCAATCAGATCATTCTCGGCGGCATTTCCCGGGCCGGAGCAGGCGCCGCCGTGGCGGTCATCCTGATGAGCGTGCCGATCGTGCTCTTCCTGTTCTCGCAGAGCCGGATTATCGAGACGATGGCGACCTCAGGGATGAAGGATTAG
- a CDS encoding carbohydrate ABC transporter permease: MHNAGLQDPETAAPAAVRSVKPQTWGSRKLAEIKASKHSYILLAPYMILFTLFTVLPVVISMILSFTYFNMLEFPRFVGWDNYTRLFLEDDIFLIALKNTLLFAAITGPISYLACFLFAWVINELGPRMRAFMTLIFYAPSISGNVYFIWLMIFSGDRYGIMNGMLIKLGIILEPIQWLKTEAFIMPIIILVQLWLSLGTGFLAFIAGLQTVDKTLYEAGAVDGVRNRWQELWYITLPSMRPQLMFGAVIQLTTSFAVADVSIALAGFPSVNYAAETIVTHLIDFGTTRFEMGFASAIATVLFILMVGTNLIVQKLLRKVGE, from the coding sequence ATGCATAATGCCGGCCTTCAAGACCCTGAGACGGCGGCCCCGGCCGCGGTCCGCTCCGTCAAGCCGCAAACCTGGGGAAGCCGGAAGCTGGCGGAAATCAAGGCCAGCAAGCATTCGTATATTTTGCTTGCACCGTACATGATCCTGTTTACGTTGTTTACCGTGCTTCCGGTCGTCATTTCCATGATCCTCAGCTTCACGTACTTTAACATGCTGGAGTTTCCGCGGTTCGTCGGATGGGATAATTACACCCGGCTGTTTCTCGAAGACGATATTTTTCTGATTGCACTTAAAAATACGCTTTTGTTCGCCGCGATCACCGGACCGATCAGCTACTTGGCCTGCTTCCTGTTCGCTTGGGTCATCAATGAGCTCGGGCCGAGGATGCGGGCGTTCATGACGCTGATCTTCTATGCGCCTTCCATCTCGGGGAACGTCTACTTTATCTGGCTTATGATTTTCTCGGGAGACCGCTACGGCATCATGAACGGGATGCTGATCAAGCTCGGGATCATCCTGGAGCCGATTCAATGGCTGAAGACGGAAGCCTTCATCATGCCGATCATCATTCTCGTGCAGCTGTGGCTAAGCCTCGGAACCGGATTTCTGGCCTTCATTGCCGGCCTGCAGACCGTTGACAAGACCTTGTACGAGGCCGGCGCGGTTGACGGGGTCCGCAACCGGTGGCAGGAGCTGTGGTATATTACGCTGCCGTCGATGCGGCCGCAGCTGATGTTCGGCGCGGTGATTCAGCTTACGACCTCATTCGCCGTCGCCGACGTCTCCATTGCGCTTGCCGGGTTCCCGAGCGTGAACTATGCGGCGGAGACGATCGTGACACATCTGATCGATTTCGGCACGACCCGGTTTGAGATGGGGTTTGCCTCGGCCATTGCCACGGTGCTGTTCATCCTGATGGTCGGCACCAATCTGATCGTCCAAAAACTGCTGCGCAAGGTAGGTGAGTAG